Proteins encoded in a region of the Roseateles sp. SL47 genome:
- a CDS encoding flagellar hook-basal body complex protein FliE → MSQDAVRLQNEAQALVGASSDNPGGGGFEQILRRVDDKGQAASERMEAVERGESDDLVGAMLASQEASLSFSMLMQVRNKVVGAVDELIKLQL, encoded by the coding sequence ATGAGTCAGGACGCAGTCCGCCTTCAAAATGAAGCGCAGGCACTCGTTGGTGCCTCCAGCGATAACCCTGGAGGGGGCGGGTTCGAGCAGATCCTGCGCCGGGTGGATGACAAGGGCCAGGCCGCCAGCGAACGCATGGAGGCGGTGGAGCGGGGCGAGAGTGATGACCTGGTGGGCGCCATGCTGGCGAGCCAGGAAGCCAGCCTGTCCTTCTCGATGCTCATGCAGGTGCGCAACAAGGTGGTGGGCGCCGTGGATGAGCTGATCAAGCTCCAGCTCTGA
- the fliF gene encoding flagellar basal-body MS-ring/collar protein FliF, giving the protein MNELQTVPTTAAPAWRQRLEGMLNGLGKAGPAAGAGLRGALPLLGLAAVVTALVLMLLWRDQAGYKPVFGHQERVPTADVLAVLDAEHMAYRLHPESGQVLVAESQLGKARMLLAAKGVVAKLPAGLELMDRNDPLGVSQFVQDIRFRRGLEGELAQSMMALDAVESARVHLSIARSSSFVLNDGQKSSASVVVTLKPGRSLSHEQIAAAINLVSGSVANLEPARVSLVDQQGSLLSSRVDLSEGFDGASQGNEAQRRVQDDVRRNVNELLAPVLGEQNYRLSVTAEVNNDRVQETREQYGDAPKVTNEATREEQDRERIALGIPGSLSNRPAAALAAAAASASQVGPDDAAGNSNVARKNASTRQYAYDRSITQVRKSRGRLERLSVAVLLNTAAAPGGANTWSPEDVAKIERLLSDGLGMDRTRGDKLTVSSLAFPGAPVAEPWYQQRDTLVEVGGWAGYAVAALLAYLLIARPLLRMGQHALGMSGARGRSDRRSGLPDERRAEPGSRPGQGPEITPLEPLGTGTPTAVGGPSADAPALGHTSAQGRSSPVMPLLENYELPPPGSPVDVLVDHLKVLAAKEPERVAEVVKQWVQKKNGRSE; this is encoded by the coding sequence ATGAACGAACTGCAAACCGTGCCCACCACTGCGGCGCCCGCCTGGCGCCAGCGCCTGGAGGGGATGCTCAACGGCCTGGGCAAGGCCGGTCCGGCGGCCGGTGCCGGCCTGCGCGGCGCGCTGCCGCTGCTGGGGCTGGCGGCCGTGGTCACCGCGCTGGTGCTGATGCTGCTGTGGCGCGACCAGGCTGGCTACAAGCCGGTCTTCGGCCATCAGGAGCGGGTACCCACGGCGGACGTGCTGGCGGTGCTGGATGCCGAGCACATGGCCTACCGCCTCCATCCCGAGAGTGGACAGGTGCTGGTGGCCGAATCGCAGCTGGGCAAGGCCCGCATGCTGCTGGCGGCCAAGGGGGTGGTGGCCAAGCTGCCCGCCGGCCTGGAGCTGATGGACCGCAACGACCCCTTGGGCGTCAGCCAGTTCGTGCAGGACATCCGCTTCCGCCGCGGCCTTGAAGGGGAGTTGGCGCAAAGCATGATGGCGTTGGATGCGGTGGAGAGTGCCCGGGTGCATCTCTCGATTGCACGCAGCAGTTCGTTTGTCCTGAATGATGGGCAGAAGAGCTCCGCCTCGGTGGTGGTGACACTCAAGCCGGGACGTTCGCTGAGCCATGAACAGATTGCCGCTGCCATCAATCTGGTGTCGGGCTCGGTGGCGAACCTGGAGCCCGCGCGGGTGAGCCTGGTGGATCAGCAGGGCAGCCTGCTGTCGTCGCGGGTGGATCTCAGCGAGGGGTTCGACGGCGCTTCCCAAGGCAATGAAGCCCAGCGCCGTGTGCAGGACGATGTGCGCCGCAATGTGAATGAGCTGCTGGCGCCCGTGCTGGGCGAACAGAACTACCGGCTCAGCGTCACCGCCGAAGTCAACAACGACCGTGTGCAGGAAACCCGCGAGCAATACGGCGATGCGCCCAAGGTGACCAACGAGGCCACCCGCGAGGAGCAGGACCGTGAGCGCATCGCGCTGGGCATTCCCGGCTCGCTGAGCAACCGGCCGGCCGCCGCTCTGGCCGCCGCTGCCGCCTCGGCATCGCAAGTGGGGCCGGACGACGCGGCGGGCAACAGCAATGTGGCGCGCAAGAACGCTTCCACCCGCCAATACGCCTACGACCGCAGCATCACCCAGGTCCGCAAGAGCCGTGGCCGGCTGGAGCGCTTGAGCGTGGCGGTGCTGCTGAACACGGCCGCTGCGCCGGGGGGCGCCAATACCTGGTCGCCGGAGGATGTGGCCAAGATCGAACGCCTGCTCAGCGACGGCCTGGGCATGGACCGGACACGCGGTGACAAGCTGACGGTGTCTTCGCTGGCCTTCCCCGGTGCGCCGGTGGCCGAGCCCTGGTACCAGCAGCGCGACACGCTGGTGGAAGTGGGTGGATGGGCCGGGTATGCCGTGGCTGCGCTGCTGGCCTATCTGCTGATTGCCCGCCCGCTGCTGCGCATGGGCCAGCATGCCTTGGGCATGAGCGGCGCACGGGGCCGAAGCGATCGCCGTTCGGGCCTGCCGGACGAGCGCCGCGCCGAGCCGGGCAGCCGGCCGGGCCAGGGGCCGGAGATCACGCCGCTGGAGCCGCTGGGCACCGGCACGCCCACCGCCGTGGGCGGCCCCTCGGCCGACGCGCCCGCCCTGGGCCACACCAGTGCGCAGGGCCGCAGCTCCCCGGTGATGCCGCTGCTGGAGAACTACGAACTGCCGCCACCGGGCTCTCCGGTGGACGTGCTGGTGGACCACCTCAAGGTGCTGGCGGCCAAGGAGCCGGAGCGGGTGGCGGAAGTCGTCAAGCAATGGGTGCAGAAGAAAAATGGCCGAAGCGAGTGA
- a CDS encoding FliG C-terminal domain-containing protein — MAEASDFIPPGSAASLSPVERAAIVLLSMGEEPAAAVLRCLSREELLDVTQVMSRLSGIKVDWVKTSLQDFFDDYREQSGVHGASRTYLKRSLDLALGQQIATSVLNSIYGDAIRPKMQRLQWASPKWLAEQISQEHQRMQAVFLAFLPSGLASEVVAALPDTTSASRDRVLLQMARLSEVDADLLVELDELVERCLNGLGQQGATVEGVKQVAEILNRLPEQRQQMVELLRAHDPAVVGEIETSMYEFFMLSRQSEATLTRLIEEVPLELWAVALKGAEPAVRDAILAAMPRRQAQSFEDLMRRGGPMPMSRVEQARSEIMAQVKALVDAGEIQVQLFAEAVVE; from the coding sequence ATGGCCGAAGCGAGTGATTTCATCCCGCCGGGCAGCGCTGCGTCGCTGAGCCCCGTCGAACGTGCCGCCATCGTGCTGCTGAGCATGGGCGAGGAGCCTGCAGCCGCCGTGCTGCGCTGCCTCTCCCGTGAGGAACTGCTGGACGTGACCCAGGTCATGTCCCGCCTCTCCGGCATCAAGGTGGACTGGGTCAAGACGTCCTTGCAAGACTTCTTTGACGACTACCGCGAGCAAAGCGGGGTGCATGGCGCCTCGCGCACCTACCTCAAGCGCTCGCTCGACCTGGCCCTGGGCCAGCAGATTGCGACCAGCGTGCTCAACAGCATCTATGGCGATGCCATCCGCCCGAAGATGCAGCGCCTGCAATGGGCCTCGCCGAAGTGGCTGGCTGAACAGATCAGCCAGGAGCACCAGCGCATGCAGGCGGTGTTCCTCGCCTTCCTGCCCAGCGGCCTGGCCAGCGAGGTGGTGGCGGCGCTGCCGGACACCACCAGCGCCAGCCGCGACCGGGTGTTGCTGCAGATGGCCCGCCTCTCCGAAGTGGATGCCGACCTGCTGGTGGAACTGGACGAGCTGGTCGAGCGCTGCCTGAATGGCCTGGGCCAGCAGGGTGCCACGGTGGAAGGCGTGAAGCAGGTCGCCGAAATTCTGAACCGCCTGCCGGAGCAGCGTCAGCAGATGGTGGAGCTGCTGCGGGCGCATGATCCGGCGGTGGTCGGCGAGATCGAGACCAGCATGTATGAATTCTTCATGCTGTCGCGCCAGAGCGAAGCCACGCTCACCCGCCTCATCGAGGAAGTGCCGCTGGAACTGTGGGCCGTGGCCCTCAAGGGCGCCGAGCCGGCGGTGCGCGATGCCATCCTGGCCGCGATGCCGCGTCGTCAGGCGCAGAGCTTCGAGGACCTGATGCGCCGTGGCGGACCGATGCCGATGAGCCGCGTCGAACAGGCGCGCAGCGAGATCATGGCGCAGGTGAAGGCGCTGGTCGATGCCGGCGAAATCCAGGTGCAGCTGTTTGCCGAGGCGGTCGTCGAATGA
- the fliH gene encoding flagellar assembly protein FliH, whose amino-acid sequence MKTLRPHRFPPLAQVGSRGQDANAGLSGAQLQASLAQGFQEGLARGYEEGYASGLHSGQEQARSAAESAGHAAGLAAGRDDAKALLASPLAAVDTLLTHLCQLQKDYQSAVRREVVELVERVARQVIRAELTLRPAQLLALVDETLSAMSPNREGVVVYLNPEDRERLMELAPDRIQGWTLHPDAALEPGECRVVAGGREADAGCRQRLSAVMTQVRGQLMPEGVETEDPSSESAAMPLEDQS is encoded by the coding sequence ATGAAGACGCTGCGCCCGCATCGCTTTCCACCGCTGGCCCAGGTCGGGTCGCGGGGCCAGGACGCGAACGCCGGTCTCAGTGGCGCTCAGCTCCAGGCCAGCCTGGCCCAGGGCTTCCAGGAAGGACTGGCCCGCGGCTATGAGGAAGGGTATGCCAGCGGCCTGCACAGCGGGCAGGAGCAGGCGCGCAGCGCGGCCGAATCCGCCGGCCATGCCGCCGGTCTGGCGGCCGGACGTGACGATGCCAAGGCGCTGCTGGCCAGTCCGCTGGCAGCCGTGGACACGCTGCTGACCCACCTGTGCCAACTGCAGAAGGACTATCAATCGGCGGTCCGCCGTGAAGTGGTGGAACTGGTTGAACGGGTGGCCCGGCAGGTCATCCGCGCCGAGCTGACCCTGCGTCCGGCCCAACTGCTGGCGCTGGTCGACGAAACACTCTCGGCCATGTCGCCCAATCGCGAGGGCGTGGTGGTCTACCTCAACCCCGAGGACCGGGAGCGCCTGATGGAACTCGCGCCGGACCGCATCCAGGGCTGGACACTGCATCCCGATGCGGCGCTGGAGCCGGGCGAGTGCCGGGTGGTGGCGGGCGGCCGCGAGGCCGATGCCGGCTGCCGCCAGCGCCTGTCGGCCGTGATGACGCAGGTGCGCGGCCAGCTCATGCCTGAGGGCGTGGAGACGGAAGATCCGTCCTCCGAATCCGCTGCGATGCCGCTGGAGGATCAGTCATGA
- the fliI gene encoding flagellar protein export ATPase FliI encodes MISHALRRVELGDVPVATPTGRLVGASGLLLEAAGCTLRTGQRCLIETSGDGRTDGAEVPVRDWLAAQVVGFRDQVAYLMPFKKPDGLAAGARVLPMPERAHLMIGPQWLGRIVNGLGEPIDGLGRLGGDLPLAAVPPRVNPLRKRPVEEPLDVGVRAINGLLTLGRGQRVGLMAGSGVGKSVLLGLITRNTVADVVVVGLIGERGREVREFIELSLGEAGLARAVVVVAPADESPLMRLRATELCHSIAAHYRDQGQHVLLLIDSLTRYAMARREVALALGEPPATRGYPPSVFSLLPELVESAGNGEGAGSMSAIYTVLAEGDDQQDPVVDTARAILDGHIVLSRALAERGHYPAIDVAQSISRCMSLVAGRPQQDAARLVKQLMARFEQVRELMPLGAYVPGADPATDRAVALWPRIEAFLHQGTHEGAPLDATWQGLQELLA; translated from the coding sequence ATGATCAGCCATGCCTTGCGCCGTGTGGAGCTGGGCGATGTGCCGGTGGCAACCCCCACCGGCCGTCTGGTGGGGGCCTCCGGCCTGCTCCTGGAAGCCGCCGGCTGCACGCTGCGGACGGGCCAGCGCTGCCTGATCGAAACCTCCGGCGACGGCCGGACCGATGGCGCCGAGGTGCCGGTGCGCGACTGGCTGGCCGCCCAGGTGGTGGGCTTCCGCGACCAGGTCGCTTATCTGATGCCCTTCAAGAAGCCGGACGGCCTGGCTGCCGGTGCGCGCGTGCTGCCGATGCCGGAGCGTGCCCATCTGATGATCGGGCCGCAGTGGCTGGGCCGGATCGTGAATGGTCTGGGCGAGCCCATCGACGGCTTGGGACGTCTGGGGGGTGACCTGCCGCTGGCGGCGGTCCCGCCGCGGGTGAATCCGCTGCGCAAGCGGCCGGTGGAAGAGCCGCTGGATGTCGGCGTACGCGCCATCAACGGTCTTCTGACGCTCGGCCGAGGCCAGCGGGTCGGCCTGATGGCCGGCTCCGGGGTGGGCAAAAGCGTGCTGCTGGGGCTGATCACCCGCAACACCGTGGCCGACGTGGTTGTGGTGGGCCTGATCGGCGAACGCGGCCGCGAAGTGCGTGAATTCATCGAGCTGTCGCTGGGCGAAGCGGGCCTGGCGCGTGCGGTGGTGGTGGTGGCACCGGCGGACGAATCTCCGCTGATGCGGCTGCGCGCCACCGAGTTGTGCCACAGCATTGCGGCGCATTACCGGGACCAGGGCCAGCATGTACTGCTGCTGATCGATTCCCTCACCCGTTACGCCATGGCACGACGCGAAGTGGCCCTGGCCCTGGGTGAGCCTCCGGCCACGCGTGGGTATCCGCCTTCGGTGTTCAGCCTGCTGCCCGAACTGGTGGAAAGCGCCGGCAATGGCGAAGGGGCCGGCAGCATGAGCGCCATCTACACCGTGCTGGCCGAAGGCGATGACCAGCAGGACCCGGTGGTGGACACCGCCCGCGCCATTCTGGACGGACACATCGTTCTGTCCCGCGCGCTGGCCGAGCGGGGCCATTACCCGGCCATCGATGTGGCCCAGTCCATCAGCCGCTGCATGTCGCTCGTGGCCGGCCGTCCGCAACAGGACGCAGCCCGGCTGGTGAAACAGCTGATGGCCCGTTTTGAGCAGGTGCGGGAGCTGATGCCGCTGGGCGCCTATGTGCCGGGGGCCGATCCGGCCACTGACCGCGCCGTGGCCCTGTGGCCGCGCATCGAGGCGTTTCTGCATCAGGGCACCCATGAAGGCGCTCCGCTGGACGCCACCTGGCAAGGTCTGCAGGAGCTGCTGGCATGA
- the fliD gene encoding flagellar filament capping protein FliD: MTTSFDPTTMATNLATAYTQSAQSLITAQSKAAQSTSTGLTKLQSVLSAFSTALTGLSSTAGKTITQYSATPSDSSVLTATATGKAQPTSTPLFVEQLATTHQVAFQDLPAVPAGPGSMSVQLANGSGFNVDLASADSDGDGTLSQSEIARAINTAANGQATAMVVTVGGATQLLLTSGVSGAGGKITLDTSGLSGPLKTALDDTTKQKDLVAGQDAIVWLGAQGSGVRLQQSSNTLTAIDGVTVTLKKAQASGDAPTTLTVSRDDSATASKLQTLVDAYNTLSKALGDLTAVGGDSTTPGTFASDAGVRALRDRLSGLLRADYGGSNLRALGVNIDRYGQLSLDSAKLTKTLTANPTALDDVLGSATLSAPSGLLGAFDKALDVWTDSSSGQIKSRQATVTAQQKSLTDRQTRLDSQYTQAYNRYLQQFTALQNLQSQMADTGSLFDSIST; encoded by the coding sequence ATGACGACCAGCTTCGACCCCACCACCATGGCCACCAACCTGGCCACGGCTTACACCCAATCGGCGCAAAGCCTGATCACCGCGCAGTCCAAGGCGGCTCAATCCACCTCGACCGGCCTGACCAAGCTGCAAAGCGTGCTGAGTGCTTTCTCGACGGCGCTCACCGGCCTGTCGTCCACGGCCGGCAAGACGATCACCCAATACAGCGCCACCCCCAGCGACAGCTCGGTGCTGACGGCCACCGCCACCGGCAAGGCCCAGCCCACCAGCACGCCGCTGTTTGTGGAGCAGCTGGCCACCACCCATCAGGTGGCCTTCCAGGACCTGCCCGCCGTGCCGGCCGGCCCTGGCAGCATGTCGGTGCAACTGGCCAACGGCAGCGGTTTTAATGTCGATCTGGCCAGTGCCGATTCCGACGGTGACGGCACCCTCTCCCAATCCGAGATTGCCCGGGCCATCAACACCGCCGCCAACGGTCAGGCGACCGCGATGGTGGTGACGGTCGGTGGTGCCACCCAATTGCTGCTGACCTCCGGCGTCAGCGGCGCGGGCGGCAAGATCACCCTGGACACCTCCGGACTGAGCGGGCCGCTCAAGACCGCGCTGGACGACACCACCAAGCAGAAGGATCTGGTGGCGGGGCAGGACGCCATCGTGTGGCTGGGCGCGCAGGGCAGCGGCGTGCGCCTGCAGCAGTCGTCCAACACGCTGACGGCCATCGACGGTGTGACCGTCACGCTGAAGAAGGCTCAGGCCAGCGGCGATGCTCCGACCACGCTGACCGTCTCCCGCGATGACAGCGCCACGGCCAGCAAGCTGCAGACCTTGGTGGATGCCTACAACACCCTGTCCAAGGCGCTGGGGGACCTCACCGCCGTGGGCGGCGACAGCACCACGCCCGGGACCTTTGCCTCGGATGCCGGTGTGCGGGCGCTGCGCGATCGGCTCTCCGGCCTGCTGCGCGCCGACTACGGCGGCTCCAACCTGCGGGCCCTGGGCGTCAACATCGACCGCTACGGCCAACTGAGCCTGGACAGTGCCAAGCTGACCAAGACCCTGACCGCGAACCCCACCGCGCTGGACGATGTGCTGGGCTCGGCGACGCTGTCCGCACCCTCCGGCCTGCTTGGAGCCTTTGACAAGGCGCTGGACGTCTGGACCGACAGTTCCAGCGGCCAGATCAAGTCGCGCCAGGCCACGGTGACGGCGCAGCAGAAAAGCCTGACCGACCGCCAGACCCGGCTCGATTCCCAATACACCCAGGCCTACAACCGCTATCTCCAGCAGTTCACCGCATTGCAGAACCTGCAGTCGCAAATGGCGGATACCGGCAGCCTGTTCGATTCCATCAGCACCTAG
- the fliS gene encoding flagellar export chaperone FliS translates to MSYDAYQSYQAVHLHAQTAQASPLQLVLVLMDGLLDELARARAHIEARRFELKAASLDKCVSIINGLSSALDLEAGGEVVHHLARLYDYCAERLYRAGVDMDASVVDEVQRLLGQIRGGWQGVMGRYA, encoded by the coding sequence ATGAGCTACGACGCCTATCAGAGCTACCAGGCTGTCCACCTGCATGCCCAGACCGCCCAAGCCTCCCCGCTCCAGCTGGTACTGGTGCTGATGGACGGCTTGCTGGACGAGCTGGCACGGGCGCGGGCGCATATCGAGGCCCGGCGTTTCGAGCTGAAGGCCGCCAGCCTGGACAAGTGCGTCAGCATCATCAACGGCCTGTCCAGCGCGCTGGACCTGGAGGCCGGCGGCGAGGTGGTCCACCACCTCGCCCGCCTCTACGACTACTGCGCCGAGCGCCTCTACCGCGCCGGGGTGGACATGGACGCTTCGGTGGTGGATGAAGTGCAGCGGCTGCTGGGGCAGATCCGCGGCGGATGGCAGGGCGTCATGGGCCGTTACGCCTGA
- a CDS encoding flagellar protein FliT: MPIPVPVPTNQTVAVTGRLLSLGERLREAAASGHWAALASIDAELAQFLGRLDTGRLDATERKALRHLQAVHQQVRSDCDHELEHVRQTLHQMQQQRGGWSAYAESQDWGMEPKP; the protein is encoded by the coding sequence ATGCCCATCCCCGTGCCGGTGCCCACCAATCAGACGGTTGCCGTGACCGGCCGGCTGCTGTCCCTGGGCGAGCGCCTGCGTGAGGCTGCCGCCAGCGGCCACTGGGCCGCACTGGCCAGCATCGATGCCGAGCTGGCGCAGTTTCTCGGGCGGCTGGACACCGGCCGGCTGGATGCGACCGAACGCAAGGCCCTGCGACATCTGCAGGCCGTGCATCAGCAGGTCCGCAGCGATTGCGATCACGAACTGGAGCATGTGCGCCAGACCCTTCACCAGATGCAGCAGCAGCGCGGCGGATGGTCCGCTTATGCGGAAAGCCAGGACTGGGGCATGGAGCCGAAGCCATGA
- a CDS encoding flagellar hook-length control protein FliK — protein sequence MSTTSILLSQGASSDAGRATAASRREDVRSQRAVTAGAAEDERSAQQPFSRLMAEQPESGQERAVPPRGAAAGGTTETDAVETAPTASDTTLHQALAGLVDTLGSGLLTGDAHGNKGTPVAAEGSDGADDLTSPDASTEAQPLLLLLMPTLLPAATPPSLPTPAVAAFAALSGVVGDGAPASDAPSATAAPALSGAVAADAAQLLSVKSQSAADTTTDTALASGVTLNNGGGTDGSTWAGLQRWSAAIADSSSTGLTPSAAPSAGVTTEPTLHLPTQGQDWQNPLMQALGDRLQLQILQRSEQARLHLMPPHLGRIEIDIRQQGGALQVQLSATHDDVRQQLRQMAEPLRQDLVQRHSCDVSVQVASGAQASGDGRGRDGAAGGQQPQGQGTHGGQRDAQRQPGRAWTDDAALSGDGFDETLARQVQA from the coding sequence ATGAGCACAACATCGATTCTTCTCTCCCAGGGGGCGTCGTCGGACGCCGGGCGTGCCACTGCGGCGTCCAGGCGTGAGGACGTTCGCAGCCAGCGCGCGGTGACCGCCGGTGCTGCGGAGGATGAGCGCAGCGCCCAGCAGCCGTTCTCGCGCCTGATGGCGGAGCAACCCGAGTCCGGCCAGGAGCGTGCAGTCCCCCCCAGGGGCGCTGCCGCAGGCGGCACGACTGAAACGGACGCCGTCGAGACCGCCCCGACCGCCTCGGACACCACGCTGCACCAGGCCCTGGCTGGGCTTGTTGATACCCTCGGCAGCGGCCTGTTGACGGGGGATGCGCACGGCAACAAGGGCACACCGGTGGCGGCCGAAGGGTCGGATGGGGCGGATGACCTCACCAGTCCCGATGCAAGCACCGAGGCTCAGCCGCTGCTGTTGTTGCTGATGCCGACCCTCCTTCCTGCCGCCACGCCCCCCAGTCTGCCCACCCCAGCGGTCGCCGCCTTCGCGGCGCTGTCCGGCGTCGTGGGCGACGGGGCGCCGGCGTCGGATGCGCCGTCCGCGACAGCGGCACCGGCCCTGTCCGGCGCGGTGGCCGCCGATGCCGCTCAACTGCTGAGCGTCAAGTCGCAGAGCGCGGCGGACACCACCACGGATACGGCGCTGGCCTCTGGCGTGACCTTGAACAACGGGGGGGGCACCGACGGTTCCACCTGGGCCGGGCTGCAACGCTGGAGCGCCGCGATCGCGGACTCGTCGAGCACCGGTCTCACCCCATCGGCCGCGCCCAGCGCAGGGGTCACGACCGAACCGACCTTGCATCTGCCGACCCAAGGCCAGGACTGGCAAAACCCGTTGATGCAGGCCCTGGGCGACCGCTTGCAGTTGCAGATCCTGCAACGCAGTGAGCAGGCCCGCCTCCACCTGATGCCGCCCCATCTGGGCCGCATCGAGATCGACATACGCCAGCAAGGCGGCGCGCTGCAGGTCCAGCTCAGCGCCACCCATGACGACGTGCGCCAGCAACTGCGCCAGATGGCCGAGCCGCTGCGCCAGGACCTGGTGCAGCGCCACAGTTGCGACGTGTCGGTGCAGGTGGCCAGCGGGGCCCAGGCCAGCGGCGACGGCCGGGGCCGCGACGGTGCGGCGGGTGGTCAGCAGCCGCAAGGGCAAGGCACCCATGGCGGTCAGCGCGATGCACAACGCCAGCCCGGTCGGGCCTGGACCGATGACGCCGCGCTGTCGGGTGACGGCTTCGACGAGACCCTGGCCCGTCAGGTGCAGGCCTGA
- a CDS encoding flagellar basal body-associated FliL family protein has protein sequence MKTKAKLIALIGAVALLAAGGAGAAVWWMQSHRAQPPADGKTEAPKEVKPAPDYKYVTLDKVLVMLRGPNGSAVSHYMAVDIVFKTLPEQEKRTKEHLPLLRTVAVKALSVHTVESASAMSVEEFAQLLNKAYQANYAAERREPPFAEALIGKLIIE, from the coding sequence ATGAAAACCAAAGCCAAGCTCATCGCCCTGATCGGCGCCGTGGCCCTGCTGGCAGCCGGCGGCGCGGGTGCGGCGGTGTGGTGGATGCAGTCGCACCGGGCCCAGCCGCCCGCCGACGGCAAGACCGAGGCGCCCAAAGAAGTGAAGCCGGCGCCGGACTACAAGTACGTGACGCTGGACAAGGTGCTGGTGATGCTGCGAGGCCCCAACGGCTCGGCGGTGTCCCACTACATGGCGGTGGACATCGTCTTCAAGACGCTGCCCGAGCAAGAGAAGCGCACCAAGGAGCATCTGCCGCTGCTGCGCACCGTGGCGGTGAAGGCCTTGTCGGTGCACACGGTGGAAAGTGCCTCGGCCATGAGTGTCGAGGAGTTCGCCCAACTGCTCAACAAGGCCTATCAGGCGAACTACGCGGCGGAGCGTCGCGAGCCACCGTTCGCCGAGGCCCTGATCGGCAAGCTGATCATCGAATAA
- a CDS encoding FliA/WhiG family RNA polymerase sigma factor gives MQHAYAEWGAVASAGLSVDLEQRTLREYAPLVKRVVRQLSAQASAVMDREDMEQIGLMGLLEALRRYGAPDAGFGSFAALRVRGAILDELRRQDWRPRTVRQDSHKQRDALRALTRTLGREPTEAEILQHLQLTPQAYQDFLQAEVAEELASFDELVEDLAQLPSEQRNPEAQLMVTRSIAQALSALNEREQKVIQLYYEFDASLKEIAAVLDLTEARVSQINKAALAKMRAFLQRG, from the coding sequence ATGCAACATGCCTACGCCGAATGGGGAGCCGTCGCTTCCGCGGGCCTGAGCGTCGACCTCGAGCAGCGCACGCTGCGCGAATACGCGCCCCTGGTCAAGCGGGTGGTGCGGCAGCTGTCGGCACAGGCCAGCGCGGTGATGGACCGCGAGGACATGGAACAGATCGGCCTGATGGGGCTGCTGGAGGCGCTGCGCCGGTATGGCGCGCCGGATGCCGGTTTTGGGAGCTTTGCCGCCCTGCGGGTGCGCGGCGCCATTCTGGACGAACTGCGCCGGCAGGACTGGCGCCCTCGCACCGTGCGGCAGGACAGCCACAAGCAGCGCGACGCCCTGCGCGCGCTCACCCGCACGCTGGGCCGGGAGCCGACCGAGGCTGAAATCCTGCAGCACCTGCAGCTCACGCCGCAGGCCTACCAGGACTTTCTGCAGGCCGAGGTGGCCGAGGAACTGGCCAGCTTCGACGAGCTGGTGGAAGACCTGGCGCAACTGCCCAGCGAGCAGCGCAATCCCGAGGCGCAGTTGATGGTGACACGCTCGATTGCGCAGGCGCTCTCCGCCCTCAACGAGCGTGAGCAGAAGGTCATCCAGCTCTATTACGAATTCGATGCCAGCCTCAAGGAGATCGCCGCCGTGCTGGATCTCACGGAGGCCCGGGTGTCCCAGATCAACAAGGCCGCGCTTGCCAAGATGCGCGCTTTTCTACAGCGAGGCTGA